The following are from one region of the Vitis riparia cultivar Riparia Gloire de Montpellier isolate 1030 chromosome 14, EGFV_Vit.rip_1.0, whole genome shotgun sequence genome:
- the LOC117930409 gene encoding uncharacterized protein LOC117930409 isoform X1, with the protein MVPIKFTSLVLGLLLVLQALRVSLTQAHQDRAMNGNGLAMTGENVLLVKKGLLDGKPNAVTRTRGLGGRKMVVDRVSRKGIEEQGLNQENSKISGKDNYAWEKFARKSRYPPNDQPNSSFSQPQDNLNTLEPKTWKCSSLGCTSKSKIPVSQEPPDTTQRDEEERLLKAVNEMVNLIHKDYKGTDKPKRKPPINNHEPSD; encoded by the exons ATGGTGCCCATAAAGTTTACAAGCTTAGTGCTTGGACTTCTCCTTGTTTTGCAAGCTCTAAGGGTCTCTCTGACACAAGCTCATCAAG ATAGGGCAATGAATGGAAATGGGCTTGCAATGACTGGAGAAAATGTGCTGTTGGTGAAAAAG gGACTTCTTGATGGTAAACCCAACGCCGTCACTAGGACAAGAGGCCTTGGAGGAAGGAAAATGGTGGTGGATAGAGTGTCGAGAAAAGGGATCGAGGAACAAGGACTGAACCAAGAAAACTCAAAGATTTCAG GAAAAGACAATTATGCTTGGGAGAAGTTTGCCAGAAAATCACGGTATCCCCCGAACGATCAG CCTAACTCCAGCTTCTCTCAACCTCAGGACAATCTCAACACGTTGGAGCCGAAGACATGGAAATGTTCCAGCTTGGGCTGTACTTCAAAATCCAAAATACCAGTCTCTCAAGAACCTCCTGATACTACTCAGAGGGATGAAGAAGAAAGGCTTCTTAAGGCCGTGAATGAGATGGTGAACCTGATTCACAAGGACTACAAGGGAACTGATAAGCCTAAGCGCAAGCCACCAATCAACAACCATGAACCTTCAGACTAA
- the LOC117930409 gene encoding uncharacterized protein LOC117930409 isoform X2 encodes MVPIKFTSLVLGLLLVLQALRVSLTQAHQDRAMNGNGLAMTGENVLLVKKGLLDGKPNAVTRTRGLGGRKMVVDRVSRKGIEEQGLNQENSKISGKDNYAWEKFARKSRYPPNDQDNLNTLEPKTWKCSSLGCTSKSKIPVSQEPPDTTQRDEEERLLKAVNEMVNLIHKDYKGTDKPKRKPPINNHEPSD; translated from the exons ATGGTGCCCATAAAGTTTACAAGCTTAGTGCTTGGACTTCTCCTTGTTTTGCAAGCTCTAAGGGTCTCTCTGACACAAGCTCATCAAG ATAGGGCAATGAATGGAAATGGGCTTGCAATGACTGGAGAAAATGTGCTGTTGGTGAAAAAG gGACTTCTTGATGGTAAACCCAACGCCGTCACTAGGACAAGAGGCCTTGGAGGAAGGAAAATGGTGGTGGATAGAGTGTCGAGAAAAGGGATCGAGGAACAAGGACTGAACCAAGAAAACTCAAAGATTTCAG GAAAAGACAATTATGCTTGGGAGAAGTTTGCCAGAAAATCACGGTATCCCCCGAACGATCAG GACAATCTCAACACGTTGGAGCCGAAGACATGGAAATGTTCCAGCTTGGGCTGTACTTCAAAATCCAAAATACCAGTCTCTCAAGAACCTCCTGATACTACTCAGAGGGATGAAGAAGAAAGGCTTCTTAAGGCCGTGAATGAGATGGTGAACCTGATTCACAAGGACTACAAGGGAACTGATAAGCCTAAGCGCAAGCCACCAATCAACAACCATGAACCTTCAGACTAA
- the LOC117930407 gene encoding GDSL esterase/lipase 7-like: MEMEKVCVRAHAAFFPLLSILLVKLSLLAHGQATAPLTPAMFIFGDSLIDNGNNNFFPTMARANYFPYGIDFGLPTGRFSNGLTVVDYGAHHLGLPLIPPFLSPLSKGKKILRGLNYASAAAGILDETGQHYGGRTPFNGQISQFAITTSQQLPPLFGTPGELTNYLAKSVFLINIGSNDYINNYLLPRRYISSYVYSGEAYADLLINNLSNQLSKLYRLGARKMVLVGIGPLGCIPSQLSMASSNNGCVDRVNNLVTLFNSRLIQLTSTLNASLPGSFFVYQNSYNIFSNMIRDPSKYGFTVPNSACCGNGRYGGDLTCLPLEQPCKNRDQYIFWDSFHPTQAVNAMIAESCYTQSGTECYPISIYQLAQL; encoded by the exons ATGGAAATGGAGAAAGTGTGTGTGAGAGCCCATGCTGCATTCTTCCCATTACTCTCAATTCTGCTTGTGAAGCTGTCTCTGCTTGCTCATGGTCAAGCCACTGCTCCTCTCACCCCTGCAATGTTCATCTTCGGGGACTCTCTGATCGATAATGGAAATAACAACTTCTTCCCCACCATGGCACGCGCAAACTACTTTCCTTACGGGATTGATTTTGGCCTTCCAACTGGGCGGTTCAGCAACGGCCTTACAGTCGTTGATTATGGAG CGCACCATCTTGGGTTGCCGTTGATACCACCCTTTTTGAGTCCACTGTCGAAAGGAAAAAAGATCTTGAGGGGACTCAACTATGCCTCAGCGGCTGCCGGAATTCTGGACGAGACTGGCCAGCATTAT GGAGGAAGGACACCATTCAATGGACAGATATCACAGTTTGCGATCACCACCTCACAGCAACTACCACCACTTTTTGGAACCCCCGGCGAGCTGACAAACTACCTTGCAAAATCAGTTTTCTTGATTAACATTGGCAGCAATGACTATATCAATAACTATCTCCTACCCAGAAGATATATCAGCAGCTACGTCTACAGTGGAGAAGCCTATGCAGATCTCCTCATTAATAACCTATCAAACCAGTTGTCG AAACTCTACAGGTTGGGTGCCAGGAAAATGGTGCTGGTTGGGATTGGTCCACTTGGTTGCATACCTAGTCAACTATCCATGGCAAGCAGCAACAATGGTTGTGTTGACCGAGTCAACAATTTAGTCACTCTGTTCAACAGCCGTCTCATTCAACTGACGAGCACTCTTAATGCAAGCCTCCCAGGATCTTTCTTCGTCTACCAGAACAGCTATAATATCTTCTCTAACATGATCAGAGATCCTTCGAAATATG GGTTTACTGTACCAAACAGTGCCTGTTGTGGGAACGGAAGGTACGGAGGGGATCTAACCTGCCTTCCACTGGAGCAACCATGTAAGAATAGAGATCAGTACATCTTCTGGGATTCTTTCCATCCAACCCAAGCTGTCAATGCCATGATAGCTGAAAGCTGCTACACACAGTCTGGAACTGAGTGCTATCCTATCAGCATCTACCAGCTGGCACAACTTTAG